The segment GACGCCGCGCTGCCCGTCGATCCGCCGCGCGGTCAGCATATGGCTGTCGATCAGCCGCCCGGTCACCGTCTCGCGCGGCAGCCGCAGCACGACCTGCGAGAAGCTGTCGTCGAAGCGCAGCTCATAGGGCCGGGTCGAATCGTAGAGCGCGAAATCGCCGGGCGAGAGCTTCGCGACGCGGCTGTCCTGGCAGATCGCGCCGGTGCCGCGCAGTTGCAGGCTCAGCAGGAAATGGTCGCGAGTCGATCCGGCGATGCGGCTGCGCGTGCGGCGGACCCGCTGCGCGACCGACTCCACCATCGATATCTGGATCGCGCCGAACGCGATGTTGCGCAGCTCGCCCGAGAAGCTGTCGGATTCCTGGCTCTCGCAGTCGAGCTCGACGAAGGTGTCGCACACCATGTCGCACCAATAGGGCAATCGTTCCTTCGCGCGGACCGTGTCGGTGCTCAGCAGATGTTCGGACATGGCAACGTCCCCCTGAACCCGGAGCATAGATCAGTCGAAACCCGAATGCATTGCCGATTTGCCCCCCATGCCGCTCGCGACAAAGGCCGGGGCCCGTGGAGCAAAGACGGCCGCGATCCAACCGTGGATGTTCCGGACATGGCCGGTCCGCCGATCGGCGAAAGACGTGGTTCCAGGGAGAAGATTGCATGTCGGACGGTCCGTTCAAGGTTGCCGCGGTCCAGGCCGCCCCGGCCTTCCTCGATCTCGAGGCGGGGGTGGAGAAGGCGATCGGCCTGATCCGCGAGGCGGCGGCGCAGGGCGCCCGGCTGATCGCCTTTCCCGAATGCTGGCTGCCCGGCTATCCTTGGTGGGCCTGGCTGGATTCGCCGGCCTGGGGGATGCAGTTCGTCACCCGCCATTTCGCCAACTGCATGACCGCCGACGGGCCCGAGGCGCAACGGCTCGCCGCCTGCGCGCGCGACAACGGCATCCGCGTCGTCATGGGCTATTCGGAACGCGCCGCCGGCAGCCTCTACATCGCCCAGCTCATCATCGCCCCCGACGGCACGATCACCCCGCGCCGCAAGCTCAAGTCGACCCATGTCGAGCGGACCATCTTCGGCGAGGGCGACGGCAGCGACCTCGCCGTCCATCCGACCGAGGTCGGCAATCTCGGCGCGCTGTGCTGCTGGGAGCATCTCAACCCGCTCAACCGCTACGCCATGTATGCGCAGGACGAGCAGGTCCATGTCGCCTCCTGGCCCAGCTTCTCGCTCTATCCGGGCAAGGCCTATGCGCTGGGGCCCGAGGTCAACCTGGCGGCGAGCCGGATGTACGCGGTCGAGGGGCAGTGCTTCGTCGTCGCCTCCTGCGGCATCATCTCGCCCGAGATGATCGAGCTGATGTGCGACAGCGACGCCAAGCGCGAGCTGCTCGCGCCGGGCGGCGGCCATGCGATGATCTTCGGGCCCGACGGCCGGGCGCTGTGCGATCCGATCCCCGAGGACCAAGACGGGCTGCTCTATGCCGAGATCGACCTGTCGATGATCGCCTATGCCAAGACCGCCGCCGACCCGACCGGCCATTATTCGCGGCCCGACGTCGCCCGGCTGCTGTTCAACCCGCACCGCAGCCGCCCGGTCCAGCATTTCGGCCAGCCTTTCGGATCGCCGCAAGACCCGCCTGTCCAGCCCGGCGCGTTCGAGGACGTCGCCGAAAAGGCCGGTTCCTAAACAAGGGCATCGCGGGCAGGATCATCGCAGGGAGGCACCATGGACTCGTCGATCACACCGCACCTCGCCTGTCCGCGCTCGCGCCCGCGGCGGATCGCCGACGATTATGCCCCGCCCTATCCCGCCTGGTCGGCGCGGATCGATCCCGCGATCGGGCAGGTGGTGATGGCGAGCTATGGCGTGCAAGGACGAGAATCCGGCGACGTCGCCGCCGCGCTGGCGCATGTCCGCGCCCTGCGCGCGACGCTCGATGCCGATGTCCGCCATGTCGACCTCGCCCGCTATGTCGACGAGGCCGGTTACGACACGCTCGTCCTCCAGCCCTATTGGACCGATCCCGAAGCCTTCCGTCGCTGGGAAGCGCGCGCCGACGTCGCCGCGCTCCTCGCCGCCGAGACCGGCCTCGGCCATTTCCGCGAGATACTGACGCCGACGGTCGAGCGGCTGGAGACGCTCTACAGCACCGAGGACGAGATGGAGGGCCTCGGCCGCGCGCTCGAACGGCGCAGCCCGCCGGTGCAGGAACATGCCTATTGGGGCTCGGCGCGCGACCGTTTCCCGATCGCCCAGACCGACGCGCTGGAGCCGGCCGGCCAGCTCGGCTTCGCGGCCGACGGCGCCGGCCGCGTCACGGTGCGCGGCCACGACAATATCGCGATCATCCGCTCGGGCCAGGACTGGGGCCCGACCGGCGGCGAGGAACGTCGCCTCTACCTCGCCGAGATCGAGCCGGTGCTGCGCGCGGGCATGGATTTCCTGCGCGACCGGGGCGGCGAATGCGGCTGCTACCTCAACCGCTACATGCGGATCGTCGACATGGACGGCGCGCCGCAGGAGAAGAGCTTCGGCTGGAGCTACTGGCGCTCGCTCGGCGACATGGAGAACTGGTCGGAGGCGCACCCCTCGCACCTCGCCATCTTCGGCACCTTCATGCGGATCGTGCAGCAGCTCAACTTCGACCTGAAGCTGCGCCTGTGGCACGAGGTCTATGTCGTCACCCCCGACCAGCAGCTCTACGACTATCGCAACTGCCACCCGGACACCGGCTTCCTGAAACAGATGCCGCGCTGAAGCGGGCTTCCTCTCTCCATCGCCATCCTGGCGAAAGCCAGGATCTCCCTGCCTTTGCGCGCTCCAGGCGGGGACGAAGAACAGGGAGATCCTGACTTTCGTCAGGATGACGGCGCGATGGACGCCGCACCGAACAAAGCATCGCTCCGGCTCAAGCAAGAACCCCGCGCGCATCGGCATACACTCCTCCCCGAAACCAAAAGGACAGGGAGATCATGATGAAGCCATTCCTCACATCGGGTGCGAGCGATCGGGCGCTCGGCCTCGCGCTGGCTGGCGCGGCGCTGCTCGCGGCGGCCCCGGCCGTCGCGCAGGAGGCATCCGGCAGTTCGGACACGATTGAAGAGATCGTCGTCACTGCCCAGAAAAGAAACGAGAATATGCAGTCGACGCCGATCGCGATCTCGGCCTTCACCGCCGACGCGATCAGCCGCAAGGGGCTGTCCGACATCCAGCAGGTGTCGCGCCTCGCGCCCAACGTCTCGTTCGACTTCACCTCCCCGATCAGCGGCGCGTCCAACGCGGCGTCGGTGTTCATCCGCGGCATCGGCCAGCAGGATTTCGCGCTGACCACCGATCCCGGCGTCGGCACCTATGTCGACGGCGTCTATGTCTCCCGATCGGTCGGCGGCGTGCTCGACGTGCTCGACATCGAGCGGATGGAGATCCTCCGCGGGCCGCAGGGGACGCTGTTCGGCCGCAACACGATCGGCGGCGCCATCTCGATCATCTCGAAGATGCCGGAGAAGGAATTCGGCGGCTCGCTCGAAGCCTCGCTCGGCAATTATGGCCGCCGCTATCTGCGCGGTTCGGTCAGCCTGCCGCTCGGCCCCGACACGGCGGTCCGTATCTCGGTTTCCTCCAAGGATAAGAACGGTTTCGTCAAGTCTGCTTATACACCACAGCAGAAGTCGCTGCTCGGCGGAACGCCGCTGACCGACCTCGGCAACGAGAACCGGCAGGCCGCGCGGATGGTGCTGGTCCATGATTTTTCGGACCGGTTCAAGGCGACCCTGTCGGGCGACTATAGCCGCCTGCGCGAGAACAACGCCGCCGACCGGCTCGCCGGGATCACCGGCACGCTGGCGGACGGGCCGCTGGTCTTCGCCTACAACACGTTCGGGTCGACGCCCTCGGTCATCCCGGTGATCGGCAACGACCGCTACGTCCCGGCCAACTACATCACCGGCCGCGACCGGACCTATTCGACCGGCCCGAACGGCAGCAGCATCGACGCCTGGGGCACCGCGCTGACGCTCGACTTCGAGGCGAGCGAGAGCCTGTCGATCAAGTCGATCACCGCCTATCGCAAGACCACCGGATCGTTCAACCGCGACGCCGACGGATCGCCGCTGGTGATCACCGAAACCTCCAACTACGGCTATCGCCACAAGCAGTTCACCCAGGAATTGCAGGCGGTCGGCGACGTCGCCGACGGCGCGGTCAAATATGCCGCCGGCCTGTTCTATTTCGACGAGAAGGGATCGGACCCGCTGGTCGTCCGCCTGCCCGAGGTGGTCGGCACCATCTACCAGGACATCGCCGACGTCCGGAACAAGAGCTACGCCGCCTATGCCCAGGCGACCTGGACGATCGTCGACGGCCTGTCGCTGACCGCCGGCGGGCGCTACACCAAGGACAGGAAGCGCTTCGTCTCCGACCAGTATATCGTCACCGGATCGGCCTCGCCCTTCCTGTTCGGCGGCGCGCCGGCCGGCACGCTGATCCCGCTCGTGCCCCGCAACTCGGTCACCACCCAGTCGTTCGAGAAATTCTCGCCGCGCGCGAGCGTCGACTATCGGATCGGCGACGTGCTGGTCTACGGCTCCTACAGCAAGGGCTTCAAGAGCGGCGGCTTCAACCTGCGCTACGTCGCGCCGCGCCCGTCGGTGCTGTCCTTCGGCCCGGAAAACGCCACCACCTTCGAGGTCGGCACCAAGATCGACGCGTTCGACCGCAAGCTCCGCCTCAACCTCGCCGCCTTCACCACCGACTATAAGGGCATCCAGGTCACCGTGTTCGAGAATCTCGGCGCGCCGGTGACGCTCAACGCCGGCGACGCGCGGATCAAGGGGTTCGAGGCGGAACTGACCGCCATCCCCCTCCCCGGCCTCGAGCTCACCGCCAATCTCGGCTATCTCGACAGCCACTACACTGCGATCCGCGCCAATCCGGCGCTGGTCAGCACGCCCGAGCAGATCATCAGCCGCTCGACCCGCCTGCCCAAGGCGCCCGAATGGCAGGGGACGATCAGCGCCGCCTACACCTACACGCTGGGCAACGACGCCAGGCTCGACGCGCGGGCGGACTTCCACTTCTCGTCGCGCTACGCCAACGACGCGGTCAACTCGCGCTTCCTCAACCAGAAGGCCTATCAGACGCTCGGCCTGTCGGCGGGCTACACCGCGCCCGACCGCCGCTGGTCGCTGCGCCTGTTCGTCGACAACCTCACCGACGAGCGCTACATCGTCTCGGGCGACAGCAATTACGGCATCGGCTTCCACGAAGCCAACTACAACCGCCCCCGCGAATGGGGCGCGACGCTGGGCTTCAACTTCTGAGCCTGATGCTCCCCGGCCGGTTCGCAGCGGACCGGCCGGCGACTTCTTCTTCGTCATTCCCGCGAAGGCGGGAATCCACCGACACACGAGTCCCGAACCAACAGAGACACGACCAGGCGGCCTGGTGGATTCCCGCCTTCGCGGGAATTGTCTCTCGGGAAAATGATTTAAGAGTGGGTGGCTGGCGAGACGAGCTGCGGGGTGGCCACCCCGCAGCTCGTGGCGGCAAGGCGCCCGTGCGGGAATAGGTCGAAACGACCGACGTCATCCAGGGCTCTTGTCGCCCCAGCTTCGCATCGCTTGCTGACTTGAATGGGCCGCCTTTCGGCACGCCCGCAGACAATTCGAAGCATGGGACCCCAAGATGATACGATATGCCGACGAAATCCAGACAGCTCTTGGCCTCGACGTATCCCAGGACAGCGTGACCCTGTTCGACAGCGTAACCGGCCAGACCCTCACCATAGCCAACGAGACCCAGGCCCTCACGGCCGCGCTCGATCCGCTGCGCAACCGCGATCTGGCCGTATGCGAAGCGACCGGAGGCCATGAGGACAAGCTCCTCGCCGTCCTCTGCGGCCTCGCCATCCCCGTTCACCGCGGTGATGCCGCCAAGATCAAGGCCTATATCCGCTCCTTCGGCAAACGCGCCAAGACCGACCCCATCGATGCCCGCTGGCTCAGCCGCTACGCCATCGACCGCAGTCCCGGCCTGATGCGCTGGCAACCTCCCGAGCCTTGCCAGGCCCAGATCAGCCTCCTCGTCTCACGACGCCTCGATCTCGTCGCCATGAAGCGCCAGGAAACCAATCGCCTCAAGGCCCCTCGTGGGCATCTCGTCGCCGACGACATCCGCGACCATATCGCCGATCTCGAACACCGTATCCGCACCATCGAGGTTCAGATCGAGGAGCTCATCAACCAACACCGCGACCTCACCTCCCGCGCTCGCGCCTTGCGATCCATCCCAGGCGTCGCCGCCGTCCTCGCTCCTCTCCTGATCGCAACCATGCCCGAACTCGGCTCTCTCAACCGCCGGCAGGCCGCAAGCCTCGCTGGTTGCGCCCCTCATCCCAGAGACAGCGGAAAACTCCAGGCCCGCCGACACAGCTCAGGCGGACGAAGGCAGATCAGGCCCGCCCTCTTCATCGCCGCCCTCGCCGCCGCTCGCGGCAAAAATCCTCTCGCAGACTTCTACAACGCACTCGTCCGCGCTGGAAAACCCAAACGCCTCGCTCTCGCCGCCCTCATGCGCAAAATTATCTGCATCGCCAATGCTCGCATCCGCGACGCTGCCAATCTCCAGCCTCAACTGACTTGATGACGGTGGGGGAGGATGGGCCGCGCCCGCCACTCATTCGTTCCACGCAGGAACAACTCTTTTTCGATCATATCCGCTACCGCAAAAATCACCCGCCCGATAAGACCGTTGCGGAGTCGGCGGCGGGGGTGGATGATCGAGCATGACGTTGAGGATGCCGACACCGGACGAGGCCGTGCTTGCCCGCCGCGCGGAGATCGTCGCGGCGCTGCGGGCGATCGTGCCCGGCGAAGGCGTGATCGACGATGCCGACGAGCTTCGCCCCTATGAGAGCGACGGGCTGACCGCCTATCGCCAGCCGCCGATGGTCGTCGTCCTGCCCGAGACGGTCGATCAGGTCGCGGCGGTGCTGCGCTGGTGCCATGCCAACGGCGTCCGCGTCGTGCCGCGCGGCGCGGGCACGTCGCTCTCGGGCGGGGCGCTGCCGCTGGCCGACGCGGTGCTGCTCGGCATGGCGCGCTTCAACCGCATCCTCGCCATCGACTATGCCGACCGCATCGCGGTGGTCCAGCCCGGCGTCACCAACCTCGCCATCACCCGCGCGGTCGAGGAGGAGGGCTTCTACTACGCCCCCGACCCGTCGAGCCAGATCGCCTGCACGATCGGCGGCAACGTCGCCGAGAATTCGGGCGGGGTGCATTGCCTGAAATATGGGCTGACCACCAACAACGTCCTCGGCGTCGAGCTGGTGACGATCGAGGGCGAGGTGCTGCGCCTCGGCGGCCGCCACCTCGACCCGGCCGGGCTCGACCTGCTCGGCGTCGTCGTCGGGTCGGAAGGGCTGCTCGGCGTCGTCACCGAGGTGACCGTCCGCATCCTGCCCCGGCCCGAGACCGCGCGCGCCGCGCTGATCGGCTTCCCGACCGTAGAGAGCGCCGGCCAGTGCGTCGCCGACGTCATCGCCGCCGGCATCATCCCGGCGGGGATGGAGATGATGGACCGCCCCGCCATCCACGCCGCCGAGGCGTTCGTGCAGGTCGGCTATCCGCTCGACGTCGAGGCGCTGCTGATCGTCGAGATGGACGGCCCCGCCGCCGAATGCGACCATCTGGTCGACGAGGTGGCGCGGATCGCCGACGCCAACGGCGCGGTGTCGCTGCGCGTCTCCAACGACGATGCCGAGCGGCTGGCCTTCTGGGCGGGGCGCAAGGCCGCCTTCCCCGCCGTCGGCCGGATCGCGCCCGATTATTATTGCATGGACGGCACCATCCCGCGCCGCCGCCTGCCCGAGGTGCTGCGCCGCATGTCCGAGCTGGCCGCGCATCACGGGCTGGGCGTCGCCAACGTCTTCCATGCCGGCGACGGCAATCTCCACCCGCTGATCCTCTACGATGCGCACAAGCCCGGCGACCTCGAGCGGGCCGAGGAATTCGGCAACGACATATTGCGCCTCTGCGTCGAGGTCGGCGGGGTGCTGACCGGCGAGCATGGCGTCGGCGTCGAGAAGCGCGACCTGATGCCCGAGATGTTCAGCGACATCGACCTGAAGCAGCAGCAGCGCGTCAAATGCGCCTTCGATCCGGCCTCGCTGCTCAATCCGGGCAAGGTCTTCCCGACGCTGCACCGCTGCGCCGAGCTGGGACGGATGCACGTCCATGGCGGCGCGCTGCCCTTTCCCGATCTTCCGCGCTTCTGATGACCGTCCACCGTCCGACCACGGCCAAGGACCTCGAAGGGCTGTTCGCCGACGCCGCCGGCCGCGGCGGCAGGCTCGAACTGCGCGGCGGCGGCAGCAAGGCGGCGATCGGCGCCGCGCGCGAGGCCGAGATCGTCGACCTGCGCGGCTTCGCCGGGGTGGTCGACTATGACCCGCCCGAGCTGGTGCTGACCGTCCGCCCCGGCACCCCGCTGGCCGAGGTCGAGCGGCTGGTCGCCGATCAGGGGCAGATGCTCGCCTTCGAACCCTTCGACCACGGCCCGTTGTTCGGGCAGGCCTCCGGCGCCGCGACGATCGGCGGCGTGGTCGCGGCCGGCGTCGCGGGCAGTGGGCGGCTGACGGCGGGCGGCGCGCGCGATCATCTGCTCGGCTTCACCGCCGTCTCGGGGCGCGGCGAGCGCTTCGTCGCGGGCGGCAAGGTGGTCAAGAACGTCACCGGCTACGACCTGCCCAAGCTGGTCGCCGGAAGCTGGGGCCGGCTCGCGGCGATCACCGAGCTGACCCTCAAGGTGCTGCCCCGCCCCAGGGTCGTCCGCACCATGGCGATCGAGGGGCTCGGCGCCGAGGCCGCGCAGGCGGCGATGGCCGATGCGATGGGCGGCCCGGCCGAGATCGCCGCCGCCGCGCACCGCCCGCCGCTCGACGGTCGCGCCGCCGTCACCCTGTTCCGGGTGCAGGGCTTCGCGCCCTCGGTCGAGGCGCGCTGCGCCGCCCTGCCCCGCCTGCTCGAACGCCATGGCCACACGGTCGAGCTGCCCGGCGACGAGGCCGCGCCGCTCTGGGCGTCGATCGGCCGGGCCGAAGCGCTCGCCGATGCGGCGACGCTGTGGCGGGTCGCGCTGCCGCCCTCCGCCGCGCCGGGTTTCGTCGCGGCGTTCGATCCGCTCGGCGGCCGCTGGCTGCTCGACTGGGCCGGCGGGCTGGTCTGGCTCGGCTTCGACGGCGATCCCGCACTGGTCCGCAGCATGGCGGAGGCGGCAGGCGGCCACGCCATGCTGCTGCGCGGCCCCGCCGAGCTGCGCGACCGCGTGCCGATGCAGCATCCGCGCGCGGCCGGGGTGATGGCGCTCGAGGCGCGCGTCCGCCGCGCCTTCGACCCCGCCGGCATCTTCGAGACCGGCCGCTTCCTGGACCACGTACATGCGCACTGACTTCTCGCCCGAACAGCTCGCCGATCCGGCGACGGCGGTCGCCGAGGCGGTGATCCGCAAATGCGTCCATTGCGGCTTCTGCACCGCGACCTGTCCGACCTATGTGCTGCTCGGCGACGAGCTCGATAGCCCGCGCGGCCGCATCTACCTGATCCAGAACATGCTGGAGAAGGAGGCCGAGCCGACGCCCCAGGTGGTGCGCCATGTCGACCGCTGCCTGTCCTGCCTGTCGTGCATGACGACCTGCCCGTCGGGCGTGAACTACATGCACCTGGTCGACCATGCCCGCGCCTATATCGAGCGGCGCTATCGCCGTCCGCTGGCCGAGCGGCTGATCCGCAATCTGCTCGCGGCGGTGCTGCCCTATCCCGGCCGCTTCCGCCTCGCCCTCGCGCTCGCCCGGCTCGCCCGCCCGACCGCGCCGCTGCTCGCCCGGATCGGCTGGGCCCGGCCGCTCGCCGCGATGCTCCGCCTCGCCCCACGCCACGGCAGCGGGGCCGCGACCCGCGACACGCCGCGCCCGGCCGCCCCGGTCGGCCGCGTCGCGCTGCTCCAGGGCTGCGCCGAGCCGGTGCTCAAGCCCGAGGTCCGCGCCGCGACGATCCGGCTGCTCGGCCGGCTCGGCTATCAGGCGGTGCTGGCGCCCGGCGAGGGCTGCTGCGGCGCGCTGGTCCACCATATGGGCCGCGAGGAGGCCGCGCGCGACGCCGCCCGGCGCAACGTCGACGCCTGGAGCCGCCAGATCGACGAGGCCGGCGGGCTCGACGCGATCCTGATCACCGCGTCGGGCTGCGGCACGACGATCAAGGACTATGGCTTCCTGCTGCGCGACGACCCGGCCTATGCCGACCGCGCCGCGCGAGTCTCGGCGCTGGCGAAGGACGTCAGCGAGTTCCTCGACACGATCGACCTGCCGGCCGGCGACGGGCGCGGGCTGACCGTCGCCTATCACCCCGCCTGCTCGCTCCAGCACGGCCAGAAGATCACCGAGGCGCCGAAGCGCCTGCTCGCCCGCATGGGCTATCGGGTGAAGACCCCGGCCGAGGCGCATCTGTGCTGCGGTTCGGCGGGGACCTACAACATCCTCCAGCCCGAGCTGGCCGGGAAGCTCGGGGACCGCAAGGCCGCGGCGATCGACCGGCTCGACGCCGACGTGATCGCCACCGGCAATATCGGCTGCGCGATGCAGATCGGGATGCGCAGCGCGACGCCGATCGCCCATGTCGTCGAACTGGTCGACTGGGCCAGCGGCGGCCCCGCCCCCGAAAGCCTCAGCCGCCGGTAGGCAGGTGGCGTTCCAGGAAGGCGATCATCCCCGCGCTGAAGGGATCGTTCATGTCGCCGGCCACCATATGGCCCGCGCCGGGCACGTCGAATATCTCGGTCTGCGGCACCAGCCGCACCATCTCGGCCACGCCCGCATCGTCGACGATGTCGCTCTTGCCGCCGCGCACCAGCAGGGTCGGCAGCGTCACCTTCGACGCCAGCATGGCGAGGGTCTCGAACGGGCCGGGCGGCTCGGCGCGCTGGCCCATGTCGAGGATGCGGGGGTCCCAGTGCCAGCGGAAGCGGCCGTCCTCGCGCAGCCGCAGATTCTTGCGCAGCCCGCTGACGTCCTTCGGGCGGGGCCGTTCGGGATAATAGGTGGACACGGCGTCGGCGGCCTCCTCGACCGAGGCGAAGCCGTCGGGATAGGCCCGCATGAACGCCTGTATCCGCTTGGCCCCCGCCTCGGCGGGCTTGAGGACGATGTCGACCATCACCAGCGCGTCGGCGATCGGTCGGTCGCTGCTGCCGATCGCGTGGAAGGCGGTCATCCCGCCCATCGACGCCCCGACCAGCGCGATCGGCCGCTCGACCGTGTCGAGCACCATCCGCAGGTCCTGCGCCATGTCGGACAGCCGGTAGCTGCCGTTCGGCGCCCAGTCGCTCTCGCCATGGCCGCGCGCGTCGAGGTTGATGACGCGATAGCCCTGGGCGATCAGCCGCTGCATCGTGCCCGCCCAGCTATGCCGGGTCTGCCCCCCGCCGTGCAGCAGCACGACGACGGGCGCGCCCTCGGGGCCGCCGACGTCGCCGACCAGGGTGAGGCCATGGGCGGCGAACCGCCGGGTTTCGATATCGCTCATCCTCACCGCCTTCCACGGCGGCGCGCGAAAATCAACCGTCCGACGACGTCATTGCCGCCCGATGCAAGCCGGCTATCACCAATAGGGCAGCGGGCCATAGGGCCCGTAATATTCGAAGATGCGCTGGTCGTAATGGCGGATGCTCGCGCCGCCCAGTTCGACCAGCTCGTCGCGTCCGTAATGCGGCGCGCCTTCGAGCGCCGAGCGGTCGAGCGGCACGACATAGCCGTCATGCTCCACGTCATAGTCGAGCAGCGACCAGGGGAGCGGGTGGAATTTCTCCCCGATCCCCAGGAAACCGCCGAACGACATGATCGCATAGACGATCCGGCCGGTGCCGCGCTCGATCGACAGATCGTCGACATGGCCGATGCGCTCGCCATCCTTGTTGAACACGGGCGTGCCGTTCACCCGGCTGCCCAAAATCAGCCGATGGCTGGTCTCCACCGGCGTGCCCGAAACGGCTTGGTTCATGGCGTCTCTCCTGTCCGCCCAACGGGGCGATGCAAGGATTCAACCGAAGCCGGCCGGGATCGTTCCCAAGGCCGTGCTTCGGCCGCCATTGTCCCACATAATAGGCCGGGCGGCTATCGCGGATATTGGCCGTCGTCGACCTTGATGCAGGTGCCCGTCACATGCGCCGAGGCCTGCGAGGCGAGGAACAGCAAGGTGCCGTCGAGGTCGGCGGGGTCGCCCAGCCGCTTGCGCGGAAAGCCCTGCGACATGTCGCCGACCCGCTCGATCATCCCCTCCATCATCTCCGACCGGAAGGCGCCGGGGGCGATCGCATTGACGTTGATCGGATAGGCCGCCCATTCGACCGCCAGCGCCTCGGTCATCCGCACCACCGCGCTCTTGGTCGTCGCATAGAGCGACGATCCCGCCCGCGCGCTGTGGAAGGCCGCCATCGAGGCGATGTTGACGATGCGACCGGGCCGCTTCGCCGCGATCAGCCGCTTCGCCACCTCGCGCGACAGGACGAAGGGGGTGCGGAGGTTGAGCGCGATCACCCGGTCGATCAGCTCCAGCGACATCCGCGTCGCGAGCTCCGCGTCGGGGATGCCGGCATTGTTGACCAGGATGGTGACGAGGCCGAGCTTCGCCTGGGCGGCGTCCACCACCCCTTCCAGCGTGGCGGCGTCGGTCAGGTCGGCCGGAATCGCCAGCGCGCGGCCGCCTGCCCCCTCGATCTCGGCGACCAGCGCGTCGAGCCGGTCGCCGCGCCGCGCCGCGACGGCGACGCTCGCCCCGGCCGCCGCCAGCGTCCGGGCGAAGCGCAGCCCGAGCCCCGCCGTCGCGCCGGTGACCAGCGCCACCTCGCCCGTCAGATCGGCCATCAGCCGGCCAACAGGCGCGGGCCGGGCGTGAACTCCACCATCAGCGTCTTGAGCGCGCGCGCCTCGCTCGAGGTGTAGTCGGGCGTGAAGCCGGGCGCGATCCGATAGTCGCCGATCCGGCCCAGCATCGTCTTCAGGCAGGTGTCGATCATCACCCGCGCATAATGGCGGCCGATACAGACATGCGCGCCCGATCCGAACGACATATGGTCGCGCGCGTCGCGGTCGATGATGCAGCGGTCGGGATCGACGAACTTGTCGGGATCACGATTGGCCGCGCCGTTGATGCACAGCACGATGTCGCCCGGATGGAGCGCGCCGCCGTCGAGCTCGGTCTCCTGCACGACGGTGCGGCGCAGCGTCTGGATTGGGGTGGTGAAGCGCAGGAACTCCTCGATCGCGACCGGCCACGCCACCTCGCCCGACAGCAGCCGCCGCTTGTCCTCGGGATGCTGGCCGAGGTGGAACAGCGATCCGCTCATCGCCGAGCTGGTCGAATCGAGCGCGCCGAACA is part of the Rhizorhabdus wittichii RW1 genome and harbors:
- a CDS encoding short-chain dehydrogenase/reductase SDR (PFAM: short-chain dehydrogenase/reductase SDR; KR), translated to MADLTGEVALVTGATAGLGLRFARTLAAAGASVAVAARRGDRLDALVAEIEGAGGRALAIPADLTDAATLEGVVDAAQAKLGLVTILVNNAGIPDAELATRMSLELIDRVIALNLRTPFVLSREVAKRLIAAKRPGRIVNIASMAAFHSARAGSSLYATTKSAVVRMTEALAVEWAAYPINVNAIAPGAFRSEMMEGMIERVGDMSQGFPRKRLGDPADLDGTLLFLASQASAHVTGTCIKVDDGQYPR
- a CDS encoding protein of unknown function DUF224, cysteine-rich region domain protein (PFAM: 4Fe-4S ferredoxin, iron-sulfur binding domain protein; protein of unknown function DUF224, cysteine-rich region domain protein), encoding MRTDFSPEQLADPATAVAEAVIRKCVHCGFCTATCPTYVLLGDELDSPRGRIYLIQNMLEKEAEPTPQVVRHVDRCLSCLSCMTTCPSGVNYMHLVDHARAYIERRYRRPLAERLIRNLLAAVLPYPGRFRLALALARLARPTAPLLARIGWARPLAAMLRLAPRHGSGAATRDTPRPAAPVGRVALLQGCAEPVLKPEVRAATIRLLGRLGYQAVLAPGEGCCGALVHHMGREEAARDAARRNVDAWSRQIDEAGGLDAILITASGCGTTIKDYGFLLRDDPAYADRAARVSALAKDVSEFLDTIDLPAGDGRGLTVAYHPACSLQHGQKITEAPKRLLARMGYRVKTPAEAHLCCGSAGTYNILQPELAGKLGDRKAAAIDRLDADVIATGNIGCAMQIGMRSATPIAHVVELVDWASGGPAPESLSRR
- a CDS encoding alpha/beta hydrolase fold (PFAM: alpha/beta hydrolase fold), giving the protein MSDIETRRFAAHGLTLVGDVGGPEGAPVVVLLHGGGQTRHSWAGTMQRLIAQGYRVINLDARGHGESDWAPNGSYRLSDMAQDLRMVLDTVERPIALVGASMGGMTAFHAIGSSDRPIADALVMVDIVLKPAEAGAKRIQAFMRAYPDGFASVEEAADAVSTYYPERPRPKDVSGLRKNLRLREDGRFRWHWDPRILDMGQRAEPPGPFETLAMLASKVTLPTLLVRGGKSDIVDDAGVAEMVRLVPQTEIFDVPGAGHMVAGDMNDPFSAGMIAFLERHLPTGG
- a CDS encoding FAD linked oxidase domain protein (PFAM: FAD linked oxidase domain protein), translated to MTVHRPTTAKDLEGLFADAAGRGGRLELRGGGSKAAIGAAREAEIVDLRGFAGVVDYDPPELVLTVRPGTPLAEVERLVADQGQMLAFEPFDHGPLFGQASGAATIGGVVAAGVAGSGRLTAGGARDHLLGFTAVSGRGERFVAGGKVVKNVTGYDLPKLVAGSWGRLAAITELTLKVLPRPRVVRTMAIEGLGAEAAQAAMADAMGGPAEIAAAAHRPPLDGRAAVTLFRVQGFAPSVEARCAALPRLLERHGHTVELPGDEAAPLWASIGRAEALADAATLWRVALPPSAAPGFVAAFDPLGGRWLLDWAGGLVWLGFDGDPALVRSMAEAAGGHAMLLRGPAELRDRVPMQHPRAAGVMALEARVRRAFDPAGIFETGRFLDHVHAH
- a CDS encoding D-lactate dehydrogenase (cytochrome) (PFAM: FAD linked oxidase domain protein) — protein: MTLRMPTPDEAVLARRAEIVAALRAIVPGEGVIDDADELRPYESDGLTAYRQPPMVVVLPETVDQVAAVLRWCHANGVRVVPRGAGTSLSGGALPLADAVLLGMARFNRILAIDYADRIAVVQPGVTNLAITRAVEEEGFYYAPDPSSQIACTIGGNVAENSGGVHCLKYGLTTNNVLGVELVTIEGEVLRLGGRHLDPAGLDLLGVVVGSEGLLGVVTEVTVRILPRPETARAALIGFPTVESAGQCVADVIAAGIIPAGMEMMDRPAIHAAEAFVQVGYPLDVEALLIVEMDGPAAECDHLVDEVARIADANGAVSLRVSNDDAERLAFWAGRKAAFPAVGRIAPDYYCMDGTIPRRRLPEVLRRMSELAAHHGLGVANVFHAGDGNLHPLILYDAHKPGDLERAEEFGNDILRLCVEVGGVLTGEHGVGVEKRDLMPEMFSDIDLKQQQRVKCAFDPASLLNPGKVFPTLHRCAELGRMHVHGGALPFPDLPRF
- a CDS encoding PRC-barrel domain protein (PFAM: PRC-barrel domain protein) produces the protein MNQAVSGTPVETSHRLILGSRVNGTPVFNKDGERIGHVDDLSIERGTGRIVYAIMSFGGFLGIGEKFHPLPWSLLDYDVEHDGYVVPLDRSALEGAPHYGRDELVELGGASIRHYDQRIFEYYGPYGPLPYW